The Fulvia fulva chromosome 11, complete sequence genome segment ATCTTTGCAAACGCATTTGGCTACGATGGGAAATACTACATTTCAACCTTCCCAATCATACGGCTCTTCTTTTCGGGAGGCCCAGTAGCCGTATCCATCTTCTTCGTCATATCAGGCTACGTACTGGCTCTCCAGCCTCTCCGCGCCCTACATTCCCACGACAGCGAGAAACTACTCCGCCATATCGGATCTGGAATCTTCCGAAGATGGACACGCCTATTCCTGCCAGTCGCAATCACAACCTTCATCTGGGCCATGAGCTGGCACATTTTCGACATAATGCCCGCCAACCGCGCCAACACCATCCGGCTCGAAGCAACCCAATGGGCTACAAATTTCCTCCGATACAGCTTCCTCTTCAAAGACGTTCCAAACGCATACAACGAACATACATGGTCCATCGCCTTTGAATTTCGAGGATCGATGGTGATCTACACATCCCTCCTCGCCTTCCGCCACCTCACGACCGCCTTCCGAATTCTCGCCCAAGCTCTCCTAACATCCTACTTCCTCTGGCTAGTCGACGGTCCCTACTACGCCTGTTTCACAGCTGGTCTCCTCCTCGCCGATATCGACACCCAGCACCTCTCCACGCAAGTTCCACCGACCATCTGCAGATTGACATCCTACCTCATTATCCCTCTCTTCCTCCTCGCCCTGCACCTAGCAGGCGTACCAACCCACCAACCCGAAGACATCTCTTACCTCCGCTCCTCCCCCGGCTGGTATATACTCTCTTACCTGACCCCGTCCAATTACTCAGTCTTCTACCACTTCTGGTCCGCCGTGCTGCTTATTGTAACGATTCCTCGCCTTCCCGTCATTAGGAAGATTTTGGAAAGTAAAGGGTGTCAGTACCTTGGCCGGATTTCTTATTCGCTGTACTTGGTTCATGGACCTATATTGTGGAGTTTGGGGGATGCGGTTTATGGAGCTTTGGGGTGTATAGATGGGCAGGGTGGGATTTTTGGGTTGGAGCGAAGGGTTTTGCTTGCGCAGTGCGTGCTCTTGCTAGGGACGATTGGGGTTGCGGAGGTTTGTACTAGGGTTGTGGATGGGAATAGTGTGAGATTCTCGAAGTGGTTGGGGAGGAGAGGCAGGATTGGCGGAGGAGGTTAGTCATAGGGAAAAGCAATATTTTAAGGGCCTCGAGAATGCGCCATTCTCACTTGCTTGTTGGTCGAATGTGTTGCATGTTACAAAGTCGCTGAGTAGGGGCCTGTAACGTTGCACGCCTTCTGACCTCAAAATCCACTCAACATCGTCGATATTGGATATCGCCGTCGTGATATCGCGGTGTGTATCGTTGCAACAACCACTATTTCGCGAATATTGCCTTCCAACCACTTTTTGCTTTCGGAGCTTGCGGCTAGCAATGACCGTCGCGTAATCTATATAGCAAGGTGTGGGTTAGAGAACCGTGCATTTCGATGCCTGCTCGTGACTAGCTTCCTATCGCCAACGTAACGCGTAGCAGCCTACGCCACCCGTAAAGGTGTGTTTCTGGCTAGCAACGCTAAGCAACGATGCACACGGCTATATTGCAGCGAGATTGTAGCTTCAGGCTAAACGCAACGGCGTGAAGCCACGATGTCGATGAATCACGTTGGAGCAACGATATAGGGCCTACTAGTAGGTCTTTTGTATGCCCTGTGCAGAAGTCCCGCTAAGTGATACGAGAACACGAAGGAACGAAAACGAAAACGAAGCCGCATGTGATAATATGGTGGTCAGGGTTGGAACATCTTGGCGCAAATGACTATCGCTTCCCCTCTTCCTGAGATTGTCTACGCACGGGAGTCTGCTGTCAGCGTGGAAGCCTTGCACTACGAGAGGGCCAAATCGTCGACCCCAACGACTAACAACGGCGGACCCAGGGGC includes the following:
- a CDS encoding O-acetyltransferase PaAT-1 — translated: MIQATLLPTQEKTCLQTDPKSSDTNTRYLNGLRGIAALLVYLHHHAFHSHACQNGPAIFANAFGYDGKYYISTFPIIRLFFSGGPVAVSIFFVISGYVLALQPLRALHSHDSEKLLRHIGSGIFRRWTRLFLPVAITTFIWAMSWHIFDIMPANRANTIRLEATQWATNFLRYSFLFKDVPNAYNEHTWSIAFEFRGSMVIYTSLLAFRHLTTAFRILAQALLTSYFLWLVDGPYYACFTAGLLLADIDTQHLSTQVPPTICRLTSYLIIPLFLLALHLAGVPTHQPEDISYLRSSPGWYILSYLTPSNYSVFYHFWSAVLLIVTIPRLPVIRKILESKGCQYLGRISYSLYLVHGPILWSLGDAVYGALGCIDGQGGIFGLERRVLLAQCVLLLGTIGVAEVCTRVVDGNSVRFSKWLGRRGRIGGGG